Genomic segment of Synechococcus sp. A15-28:
AGACCCGCCATCACGGCACTGGCGGGGTTCGTGCCATGGGCACTGGTGGGGATCAGGCAGACATCGCGATGGTCGTCGCCTCTGGAGCGATGCCAGGCCCGGATCACCAGCAGCCCGGCGTACTCCCCCTGGGACCCGGCATTGGGCTGAAGGGACACCGCCGCAAACCCCGTGAGAGCTGCTAGCCAGGCCTCCAGCTGCTCGGCCAACCGCTGATAGCCCGCAGCCTGCCGAGCGGGGGCGAAAGGGTGCAGCCCGGCGAATGCGGGCCAGCTCACCGGCAGCAGCTCTGCGGCCGCATTGAGCTTCATCGTGCAGCTGCCGAGGGGGATCATCCCGTGCACCAACGAGAGATCACGACTCACCAGGCGCTGGATGTAGCGCATCAATTCGGTCTCACTGCGGTGGCTGTGGAACACCGGTTGCGTGAGCCAGCCAGCGTCTCGCTCGGGTACACCGTCAAGCTCCTTGACGGAGACCAGCGGCAGGGCAGGGGCAACCTGTCCAACGGCGGCGGCCAAGGCCTCCGCCAATCTGGACAGTTCATCGGCTGTGGTGCATTCGTCCAAGGCGATGCCGAATCCCGTTGCCTCCGTGGCATCCGCACCATCCGGCAGCACCCGCAGGTTGAAACCTGCTTCCCCAACCGCTTGATGCACAGCTGGAGAGAGGGGTGAAGTCAGGGTGACCGTGTCGAAGCGCTCGCCCTCCGGAACGACGAAGCCAAGGCTCTGCAGGACCAGCTCAAGCTGACGGCGCTGACCCACGATGCGGCGAGCGATCGCCATCAGACCGTCCGGGCCGTGGTGGACGGCGTAAAAGGACGCCATCACGGCAAGAAGCACCTGTGCTGTGCAGATGTTGCTGGTGGCCTTGTCGCGGCGGATGTGCTGTTCACGGGTCTGCAGAGCCAGCCGCAGGGCCGGATTGCCTGCCGAATCCTTGGACTGACCCACCAGACGGCCGGGGATCTGACGCTTGTAAGCATCTTTGGTGGCAAAGAAGGCGGCATGCGGGCCCCCGAAACCCATCGGCACGCCGAAACGCTGGGCACTGCCCACAGCGATGTCCGCACCGAAGGACGCCACGGGGGCGATCAGGGTCTGAGCCAGGGGATCGATGGCCACCGTCACCAGAGCCCCAGCCTCATGGGCACGGGCGATCACATCGCTCGGATCCCAGACCTGACCATCCGCACCGGGCAACTGCAGCAACACACCGAAGACGGTGGGGTCGAAGCTGGCCTGTTGCGGCGTCACCCGTTCCAGAACGATCCCCAAGGGTTCCGCACGGGTCTGCAGCACAGCCCAGGTCTGGGGGAGGACGTTCTCATCCACCAGGAAGCGGTTGGCCTCCGCCCGTCGACAGAGGCCGCAGCTCAGGCTCATTGCTTCCGCCGCCGCTGTGGCCTCGTCGAGCAGGGAGGCGTTGGCGATGGGCAGACCGGTCAGTTCGCTGATCAGGGTCTGAAAATTGAGCAGAGCCTCGAGGCGCCCCTGGGCAATCTCCGCTTGATAGGGGGTGTAAGCGGTGTACCAGGCCGGATTTTCAAAGACGTGCCGCTGGATCAACGCCGGCGTGGCCGTGCCGTAGTAACCCAGGCCGATCAAAGAGCGGCGGGAATCGTTGGCAGCGGCAATCTCCCGCAGATGGGCCAACGCTTCGGCCTCCCCACAACATGGAGGAAGCACGTCCCGCGGCGGGGTGTCATCAAGGATGTCCGCCGGCACCACATCAGCCAAAAAGGCCGCCATATCGGCGAACCCCAAGTCGCTGAGCATCCGCTGC
This window contains:
- the gcvP gene encoding aminomethyl-transferring glycine dehydrogenase, whose amino-acid sequence is MTSPFLQRHVGPSDAEQQRMLSDLGFADMAAFLADVVPADILDDTPPRDVLPPCCGEAEALAHLREIAAANDSRRSLIGLGYYGTATPALIQRHVFENPAWYTAYTPYQAEIAQGRLEALLNFQTLISELTGLPIANASLLDEATAAAEAMSLSCGLCRRAEANRFLVDENVLPQTWAVLQTRAEPLGIVLERVTPQQASFDPTVFGVLLQLPGADGQVWDPSDVIARAHEAGALVTVAIDPLAQTLIAPVASFGADIAVGSAQRFGVPMGFGGPHAAFFATKDAYKRQIPGRLVGQSKDSAGNPALRLALQTREQHIRRDKATSNICTAQVLLAVMASFYAVHHGPDGLMAIARRIVGQRRQLELVLQSLGFVVPEGERFDTVTLTSPLSPAVHQAVGEAGFNLRVLPDGADATEATGFGIALDECTTADELSRLAEALAAAVGQVAPALPLVSVKELDGVPERDAGWLTQPVFHSHRSETELMRYIQRLVSRDLSLVHGMIPLGSCTMKLNAAAELLPVSWPAFAGLHPFAPARQAAGYQRLAEQLEAWLAALTGFAAVSLQPNAGSQGEYAGLLVIRAWHRSRGDDHRDVCLIPTSAHGTNPASAVMAGLKVVAVACDADGNIDQQDLAARAAEHADRLAALMVTYPSTHGVFETGIRGICELVHRHGGQVYLDGANLNAQVGLCRPGAFGADVCHLNLHKTFCIPHGGGGPGVGPIGVAAHLAPFLPGHPLQASPDQAIGPVSAAALGSASILPISWMYLRMMGAEALRQATAVALLSANYLALRLDPHYPVLFRGATGRVAHECILDLRPLKRDAGIDVDDIAKRLMDYGFHAPTVSWPVAGTVMVEPTESESLVELDRFADAMIAIRDEIREIESGAIDASNNPLKQAPHTMAAVIAEDWDRPYSRQQAAFPLPDQQQNKVWPAVARIDNAYGDRNLICTCPSVEEIAVAVAA